ttctctctctttttctctctctttttctctctctctttttctctctctctttttctctctctctctctttttctctctctctttttctctctctctttttctctctctctctctctctctctctttttctctctcattaccccttcactgctgggaatttcagaagtgtggtgtgaatctgcaattagctgccttctaattaccaaaaagcaacataaaagccatgcatgtctgctaatagtgaacaagggggatcccaaaaaagcttttgcaaccatttgtgttatgactgcacaagcggtatgtaaataatttcagtgagaaacctgaagtttTTGAAAAACCGAACAATTTTTATTATATGATATTATTTAGTGGCAAAATgatggcatgaactataccaaaataggcctctttcaataccttgggttgactattattttttttgataggtatataaaaacaaaacaaggctcaatttctgtttaaatggagtgatagcaaaaatgctaaaaaaaatttggacAAGTTCTTCTGACATTCCCAGTACCCTTTTTGAGTTTACAGCAAGCTGACTATTGGCCAGTTTAACATTTGGGATCAAGACTATACAATATGTGATTGAGACATCATTCCACCTTTGTGTTTAACTTCCATTATATTGCAAGCTTTCTAGGGAGCAGGACTCAGTAATCCTTCTGTCCCAGTTTTATTTTACCCTGTGTATTGCACTGTtgaatctgttggcacattacaaataaagatgaTGTAAGGGGATTCAGTAGACTTCTTGCACCTGTGGGTTTTTTATCCTGAAAAACAGAATGGTTTTTATGATCTGTAGTTTTAAAGATTGAGTGCAAAGCTATCAGATCATCTGTTTATCATGCAGGATGGAGCAAGATTTGCTGAATACTGCACACGCTGAGCTGGAGAGACGTCAATTAGAAGCAGCAGAGGAATTGTATGCTCGTGTAATAGAGAGCTGCTCTCAGAACAGGTAAGACTGTGTTTGAGGCTgtatatgttcttaaagggacagtaaacacattgagatttttatttaaattgtttagttatgaatagtaaaacaactttgcaatatactttttattatgtcgcccttttcatgtaatttagctctgaaaattggatATTTTCTAATTACAAGAATTaggaatgcaccctgctgacttctcaaggctaactgctACATgtctgtagcagagttagccttgagaatgttattctatagcagcacaacagaaatgtattgtaataacaagatgtttactgtccctttagtgtaCTTTCGCATGTTTGTATGTGATTTTAAAGAGACCTTTTGCATTTAATTGTACTTTTCTTTTTCAGCAAGTGCAGGTCTGAGGATCTTGCTGTTGCTTTAAATAACAGGGGGCAAATCAAGTATTTCCGAGTTGACTTCTATGAAGCAATGGATGACTACTCTGAAGCAATACGAATCAATCCAAATTTTGAAGTTCCATATTACAACAGGGGTTTAGTTTTATACCGCTTAGGTACGTAGAGCCTCAACAATTACAAAAATGTTTTCCCATACAAATATACGCATATATAGTGTAATTAGGAACAAAATGATAACAGAAGACACTCATTTATCTCCTTTCCAATTTTCAAGACAATCTTTTCAGCCATTTGCACTGCAGGTTTCTCATTGTGTTATaagaaattaaaagaaaatccTCAGGAAAATACTTAGGGGGGCTATTCATTAAGAGGTGAACGGTAGATGAATTTGAACATTTTAATtccttccattaaagggatagaaaagcacattttttttctttcatgattcatataaagcatgcaattttaggcaactttctaatttactcctattatcaattttggccggctcctaagcttatattactgcatctttcaaataaagataccaagagaattaaataaaattgataataggagtaaattagaaagttgcttaaaaatgcatgctctatatgaatcatgagagagaaaaaaaatgggtttcaaatcccttgctattcatctctttgtgaatagagcccTTGGTAGTTGCTTAATATTTTGCAGGTTTGCTTTGATTGAAATCACAGCTAAAGTTCTTCATTGGAGTCACATTGATCATTGCAATTCAGAGtcataaatatttgaaaaattatacTTGCACAAACGTGCAGCAGagggaagttatttttttttactaattcaaCTTGACAGTCTAACATAGGAGTAAAAACAATCATACTCTGCGGTATacattcaaacttaaagggacagtaaacaccaaaaatgttattgtttaaaaagatagataatacctttttatttaccattccccagttttgcataaccaacactgttatattaatacctctatgtctaccttgtatctaagcctctgcagacagcctccttatatcaaatctttggcagacttgcatttcaggcaattagtactgactcttaaaaaAAACTCCCTGGGAGTGagcacattattttctatatggcacacatgaacaaacagtcaCAGACAgacagtgagataagaggtggactgcagagtcttagaaatcagcctataagcctacctaagtttagcctttttaacaaaaataccaagaggaaaaaagcaaaattacataccctatctgaatcatgaaagtttaattctgactttactgtccctttaaagtgacataaaatacatatctgCAGCCTTGGTGAATGTAAATTTGTAGAATgcattaacattttgtttgctgcagttgttttacaATAGCCACTTCCCGTATTACTTGCCCTATTTGGAGGACTCTATCCACTGTCATTTTGTCAGTGAAATATCCATATTTTTGCTATCCCTTATCTGATcacctctgctgaagccagttGGGGACAACTAGACGGCTTAAGCTTGTGTTGAGTCTGCAGTGTACACTTAAATTGTTCTGAATTGTAAAACCCCAACAATTGTCagatgtaaagggacataaaatgctttggcctagatttggagtttggcgttagccgtgaaaaccagcgttagaggctcctaacgctggttttaggctacctccggtatttggagtcactcaaaaaagggtctaacgctcacttttcagccgcgacttttccataccgcagatccccttacgtaaattgcgtatcctatcttttcaatgggatttttctaactccggtatttagagtcgtgtctgaagtgagcgttagacatctaacgacaaaactccagccgcaggaaaaaagtcagtagttaagagctttctgggctaacgccggtttataaagctcttaactactgtgctctaaagtacactaacacccataaactacctatgtacccctaaaccgaggtccccccacatcgccgccactcgattaattttttttaacccctaatctgccgaccgccac
This genomic stretch from Bombina bombina isolate aBomBom1 chromosome 4, aBomBom1.pri, whole genome shotgun sequence harbors:
- the TTC32 gene encoding tetratricopeptide repeat protein 32, which gives rise to MEQDLLNTAHAELERRQLEAAEELYARVIESCSQNSKCRSEDLAVALNNRGQIKYFRVDFYEAMDDYSEAIRINPNFEVPYYNRGLVLYRLGFFDEAVKDFQKVLQLNPNFEDAKISLKQSLLDKEERRKKIVENS